The following proteins are co-located in the Salvelinus namaycush isolate Seneca unplaced genomic scaffold, SaNama_1.0 Scaffold533, whole genome shotgun sequence genome:
- the LOC120041771 gene encoding lipase member I-like has product MERTGGGVENSGADIGLVVWSLLTFCLLSGPATGDQHAHCSEFLCLSPPTLLVRLLRFSSEQGPCGSPLDLPPSGLPSGQGLPPLPPGLPGLAPGPVAWSPLSPTVVIVPGRRPARLQPSWARMMAGELLEAGLVNVLVADWLLPPEQEITEGARQVGERLAQTIQTLLEVQGSSPELFHLVGFGVGAHVAGVTGACLEGTIGRITGLDPFSPLFSEADSSLSLDHTDAQYVDVIHTNFNPNEPVAPLGVPRPLGHVDFYIGRGYQLPGCPQSLMKREQYLLCSHQRAYRLFTSSIRSSTSSSRSSTSSIRSSTSSIRSSTSSIRSSCPLTAFPCQGVEDFQRALCTHCHHPGLNICPQLGYDISWLPPDRPITFQPLTAVLDITATDPFCVTPFLLEVHLEGNTSLEAQLFIQLKGDVRKTPVILVSGPSLLQFEPHQIHQFMVSVDPAVREIRTVVLHFYSQRLLSYRPGVLQQ; this is encoded by the exons ATGGAGAGAACAGGTGGAGGTGTGGAGAACTCTGGAGCTGACATCGGCCTGGTCGTCTGGTCTCTACTGACCTTCTGTCTTCTGTCTGGTCCTGCCACAG GTGACCAACATGCCCACTGCTCTGAGTTCCTCTGTCTCAGCCCTCCGACTCTTCTGGTGAGGCTCCTCAGATTCTCCTCTGAGCAGGGTCCCTGTGGTTCCCCCTTAGACCTCCCTCCTTCAGGCCTGCCATCTGGCCAGGGCCTCCCTCCACTTCCACCAGGCCTCCCAGGACTGGCCCCTGGTCCTGTGGCCTGGAGCCCTCTCAGCCCCACAGTAGTGATTGTCCCAGGCAGGAGGCCAGCCAGGCTGCAGCCCAGCTGGGCGAGGATGATGGCGGGGGAGCTGTTAGAGGCGGGGCTGGTTAATGTCCTGGTAGCTGATTGGCTGCTGCCCCCAGAGCAGGAGATCACCGAAGGAGCCAGGCAAGTGGGAGAGAGGCTGGCACAGACCATACAGACACTACTG GAGGTTCAGGGCTCTTCTCCAGAGCTGTTCCACCTGGTAGGGTTTGGTGTTGGGGCCCATGTAGCTGGTGTGACTGGGGCCTGTTTGGAGGGAACTATTGGCAGGATCACAG GCCTGGATCCGTTCTCACCCCTGTTTTCCGAGGCAGACAGCAGCCTGTCTCTGGATCACACTGATGCTCAGTACGTGGATGTGATTCACACCAACTTCAACC CCAATGAGCCGGTAGCTCCCCTGGGGGTTCCCAGACCGTTGGGTCACGTTGATTTCTACATCGGCAGAGGATATCAACTCCCTGGTTGTCCTCAGTCTCTCATGAAAA GGGAGCAGTACTTGCTGTGCAGTCACCAACGGGCCTATAGGTTGTTCACCAGCTCCATCCGGTCCTCCACCAGCTCCAGCCGGTCCTCCACCAGCTCCATCCGGTCCTCCACCAGCTCCATCCGGTCCTCCACCAGCTCCATCCGGTCCTCCTGCCCTCTCACAGCCTTCCCCTGCCAGGGAGTAGAGGACTTCCAGAGAGCTCTCTGTACACACTGTCACCACCCTGGCCTCAACATCTGCCCCCAGTTGG GCTACGACATTAGCTGGCTGCCTCCAGATCGACCAATCACCTTCCAGCCCCTGACCGCGGTCCTGGACATCACAGCAACAGACCCGTTCTGTG TGACGCCGTTCCTGTTGGAGGTGCACCTGGAGGGAAACACCTCGTTAGAAGCCCAGCTATTCATTCAGCTGAAGGGAGACGTCAGGAAAACACCTGTCATCTTGGTGTCCGG
- the dhx34 gene encoding probable ATP-dependent RNA helicase DHX34, with product MSERRRDSRSWDWDSPQCRAQMDQIFFRRHDYIQNGTTEHKEFWSFFERFQRFKTKKDMSGGSRKEDMEEGRDRKKTVDLGLPKEYDARYRINVSVCTKDTEERLETGRSDQRHSSSGPGSQEVADCRLALLHFLDFSQRQSFGKLAKLRTEQKALPIFQYRDRIVELVRANPVVVVAGDTGCGKSTQVPQYLLSSGFSHIACTQPRRIACISLAKRVSFESLNQYGSKVGYQIRFEGTRTPSTKLLFLTEGLLLRQIQADGDLEQYQVLIVDEVHERHLHCDFLLGVLRSLLATRPNLRLVLMSATINIKLFSSYFNTAPVLQVPGRLFPIQVIYQPIPQDEQPSRSEKLDPRPYLRVLQGIDQRYPPEERGDLLLFLSGVAEISTILEACQAYATHTKRWIVLPLHSTLSLVQQDK from the exons AtgtcagagaggagaagagacagcCGTAGCTGGGACTGGGACAGTCCTCAGTGCCGGGCTCAGATGGACCAGATATTTTTCCGTCGGCATGACTACATCCAGAACGGAACCACGGAACACAAAGAGTTCTGGAGCTTCTTCGAGCGCTTCCAGAGGTTCAAAACCAAGAAGGACATGTCCGGGGGCAGCAGGAAGGAAGACATGGAGGAGGGCAGAGATAGGAAGAAGACTGTAGATCTGGGTCTGCCTAAGGAATATGACGCCCGCTATCGGATCAACGTGTCAGTTTGTACcaaagacacagaggagaggctgGAGACGGGGAGGTCTGATCAGAGACACAGCTCGTCAGGCCCAGGGAGTCAGGAGGTAGCTGACTGTCGCCTGGCTTTGCTGCACTTCCTGGACTTCAGCCAGAGGCAGAGCTTTGGGAAGCTGGCCAAGTTGAGGACGGAGCAGAAAGCCCTTCCTATTTTCCAGTACCGGGACCGGATCGTGGAGTTGGTGCGGGCTAACCCGGTAGTAGTGGTGGCGGGGGATACAGGCTGTGGAAAGTCCACCCAGGTCCCCcagtacctcctctcctctgggtTCAGTCACATAGCTTGCACTCAGCCACGACGGATTGCCTGTATCTCCCTCGCCAAGAGGGTCAGCTTCGAGAGTCTCAACCAGTATGGCTCCAAG GTTGGGTATCAGATCCGTTTCGAGGGGACCCGTACCCCATCCACCAAGCTGTTGTTCCTGACAGAGGGGTTACTACTGAGACAGATACAGGCTGACGGAGACCTGGAGCAGTACCAG GTGTTGATTGTTGATGAGGTGCATGAGCGACACCTCCACTGTGACTTCCTCCTGGGGGTCCTGCGCTCCCTCCTGGCCACCCGCCCCAACCTCCGCCTGGTCCTCATGTCTGCCACCATCAACATCAAACTCTTCTCCAGCTACTTTAATACTGCACCTGTACTGCAGGTACCGGGCAGGCTCTTCCCTATACAG GTGATCTACCAGCCCATCCCACAAGACGAGCAGCCGTCCCGGTCGGAGAAGCTGGACCCCCGGCCATACCTCCGTGTGCTGCAGGGCATCGACCAGCGCTACCCGCCCGAGGAGAGGGGCGACCTGCTTCTGTTCCTCAGCGGTGTGGCAGAGATATCTACCATCTTGGAGGCATGCCAGGCCTACGCCACACACACCAAGCGCTGGATCGTCCTGCCCCTCCACAGCACCCTGTCCCTGGTACAGCAGGATaag